In Bradysia coprophila strain Holo2 unplaced genomic scaffold, BU_Bcop_v1 contig_350, whole genome shotgun sequence, a genomic segment contains:
- the LOC119080316 gene encoding uncharacterized protein LOC119080316: protein MATDNIEASPMEYNEDPPKDVEMLKLPIEIIKNILLYVDDHSRPNAALVCRTFYELICELDRDKNPLDLLYSEIYDDDIYKSLINSGRQFSELFVNLKGCHYLHSSDRIVSIAKNFGSRIKKVKFWCSLQAETPKVTDLDLMTVLKFLPDVEEIILFNIYVCSDCHRSPKSELDLYKLKRLDLNFCSFDNTLLLDLIPTNVLTDLVFTFDSLDETIYQNFFNRQGNIKKLEIFENDKINFDHLELEHLKISSGMDFVVMLNQQRTLKYIDFAISWIDGKVFAAVLQLKDLEVLRTLVDQVPCVLFKELKQLKHLKELRIDSHCSFDCGHLLTLSMMNDMNLEKLTLYYVQRDIPPEIFIQISKNFLKLRHIQIVNRSIQNLITIAQHFPNMESILWDFSGMFYSPDILQIDDYSHRHENLTQIVITNLNTTDVQNTQPLLKFCNSCPNLERIFLSNLSGLSLSEFEELFTQHRKLTHLSLEVDSFEFDYLDIVLVSKLISDLHHFRASKLLSCPTYSVLKCLFRDFFPKITLYKYSTGEAELIMKRRRAVDWYSSFNIRDHF from the exons atggCCACAGACAACATCGAAGCCTCACCTATGGAATATAACGAAGATCCTCCAAAAGATGtggaaatgttaaaattgcCCATAGAAATTATCAAGAACATTTTACTGTATGTTGATGACCACTCCCGACCTAATGCCGCTCTAGTGTGTCGCACATTTTATGAATTGATTTGTGAATTGGACCGAGACAAAAATCCTTTAGATCTGCTATATAGTGAG ATCTATGATGATGACATTTACAAATCGCTGATTAACTCTGGAAGACAATTTAGTGAATTGTTCGTCAATTTGAAGGGTTGTCACTACCTGCACAGCAGCGATAGAATTGTGTCCATAGCCAAGAACTTTGGCAGTCGcattaaaaaagtaaaattttggtgTTCTCTTCAAGCGGAGACACCCAAAGTAACTGATTTGGATTTGATGACAGTGTTAAAGTTCCTTCCGGACGTGGAAGAGataattttattcaacattTACGTTTGTTCGGACTGCCATCGTTCACCGAAAAGCGAACTGGATTTGTACAAGTTAAAGAGATTGGATCTGAATTTTTGCTCATTCGACAATACGTTGCTTCTGGATCTCATTCCGACGAATGTGCTAACCGATTTGGTGTTTACGTTCGACTCACTCGATGAGACAATTTATCAGAATTTCTTCAATCGTCAAGGAAACATCAAGAAActggaaattttcgaaaatgacaaaataaatttcgaccATCTGGAACTGGAACACTTAAAGATCAGCTCAGGCATGGATTTTGTAGTAATGTTAAACCAACAGAGGACACTGAAGTACATCGATTTTGCTATAAGTTGGATTGATGGAAAAGTGTTTGCGGCAGTACTGCAGTTGAAGGATCTGGAAGTACTTCGAACACTCGTCGATCAGGTGCCGTGTGTATTGTTCAAGGAACTGAAACAACTGAAGCATCTCAAGGAGCTTCGAATCGATTCACATTGTTCGTTCGACTGTGGTCATCTGCTTACGCTGAGTATGATGAACGATatgaatttagaaaaattgacCCTATACTATGTGCAGCGAGACATACCACcggaaattttcattcaaattagcAAAAACTTCCTGAAACTGAGGCACATCCAAATAGTCAATCGTTCCATTCAGAATCTTATCACAATAGCTCAACATTTTCCGAACATGGAGTCGATACTCTGGGACTTTTCCGGAATGTTTTACTCACCTGACATACTGCAAATCGATGATTATAGCCACAGACACGAAAATCTAACACAAATCGTTATAACCAATCTTAACACAACGGATGTTCAGAACACCCAGCCTCTGCTCAAATTTTGTAATTCTTGTCCGAATTTAGAGAGAATTTTTCTATCAAATTTGTCGGGACTGAGCTTAAGTGAATTCGAAGAGCTTTTTACGCAGCATCGAAAGTTAACCCATCTGAGCCTGGAAGTTGATTCGTTTGAATTCGATTACTTGGATATTGTTCTTGTGTCGAAGCTTATATCCGATTTACATCATTTTCGTGCGAGTAAATTGCTATCTTGTCCCACGTACTCCGtgctaaaatgtttgtttagaGATTTCTTTCCAAAAATCACACTGTACAAATATAGTACAGGTGAAGCAGAATTGATTATGAAAAGGAGAAGAGCTGTGGATTGGTATTCGAGCTTTAACATCAGagatcatttttga
- the LOC119080317 gene encoding esterase B1-like: MTSNTHPIIDTEYGPVQGVLKTTALGRNFYDFRVVPYMKAPIGKLRFRDAQPPDQWSEPFNTNIERPTYFCPPFPPFPADGQEDAGIVSVSTPYLDRKLPVLVYIHGGGFQIASGKLNLFGGDYLLQKDIVFVTINYRVGPIGFLSLKDPELDIPGNAGLKDQVFALKWVQRNIAKFGGDPENVTIFGTSAGGVSVHMLMMTDLARGLFKKAIPMSGTAFIKAWPFAAKNNLTERLASSLGWDGKGGERGILEVLENADAKELVVAESKLLTTEERFINHTPFPFTPVIEPYVNEKTFLAKDPVLMGREAWSNSIDCMIGGTSLEGGMMMLWLIQAKLEELFKDPAHFTLTRELGLDITIPKDKEKATEYGSKLKSFYFGDSKPSMDTLKEYLSYAGDLHFWHGIYRAVLSRLHSNGTGKTFFLSIRFEYKFKLYEAALSKRL; encoded by the exons ATGACTTCTAATACTCATCCAATAATTGATACCGAATATGGACCAGTACAGGGTGTACTGAAAACAACTGCCCTTGGACGGAACTTTTACGACTTTAGAGTTGTTCCATATATGAAAGCTCCCATTGGTAAGCTTAGATTTCGAGATGCTCAGCCGCCCGATCAATGGTCAGAACCGTTTAATACAAACATCGAACGACCGACTTACTTCTGTCCACCGTTCCCTCCGTTTCCAGCTGATGGTCAAGAAGATGCTGGTATCGTTAGTGTTTCGACACCGTATTTGGATAGGAAATTACCCGTTCTTG TGTATATACACGGCGGAGGGTTCCAAATAGCTTCTggcaaattgaatttattcggTGGTGATTATTTGCTGCAGAAAGATATTGTCTTTGTAACAATCAACTATCGTGTTGGTCCGATCGGATTTTTGTCATTAAAAGATCCTGAGTTGGATATTCCTGGTAATGCTGGATTGAAAGATCAAGTGTTTGCACTCAAATGGGTCCAGAGGAATATCGCTAAATTTGGTGGTGATCCTGAAAATGTCACAATATTTGGAACCTCG GCTGGAGGCGTGTCGGTACATATGCTAATGATGACGGATTTAGCAAGAGGATTGTTTAAAAAGGCGATACCTATGTCTGGAACAGCATTCATAAAAGCATGGCCCTTTGcagcaaaaaacaatttaactgAACGATTGGCTAGTTCATTAGGCTGGGACGGTAAAGGCGGTGAAAGAGGAATACTTGAAGTTCTGGAGAACGCCGACGCCAAAGAACTTGTTGTAGCAGAGTCTAAACTCCTAACAACTGAAGAACGATTTATAAACCACACTCCGTTCCCATTCACACCAGTAATTGAACCGTATGTcaatgaaaaaacgtttttagcgAAGGATCCCGTTCTAATGGGCCGTGAAGCTTGGTCGAATAGCATCGATTGTATGATTGGTGGAACCTCGCTAGAAGGTGGAATGATGATGTTGTGGCTTATCCAAGCAAAATTAGAAGAACTTTTCAAGGATCCAGCCCATTTCACCTTAACTCGTGAACTTGGTTTGGACATCACGATACCCAAAGATAAAGAAAAGGCGACCGAATATGGGTCAAAGTTGAAATCATTTTACTTCGGTGACAGCAAACCCTCGATGGATACGTTAAAAGAATATCTTTCG TATGCTGGCGATCTTCACTTTTGGCATGGTATCTATCGTGCGGTTTTGTCACGTCTTCATTCCAACGGAAcaggaaaaacgttttttttatcaattcgaTTTGAATACAAGTTTAAACTTTATGAAGCTGCTCTTTCAAAGAGACTATGA